A single region of the Mustela lutreola isolate mMusLut2 chromosome 2, mMusLut2.pri, whole genome shotgun sequence genome encodes:
- the RETN gene encoding resistin — MKALPLLLLPVLGLLVCGNSLCPVDKAISEKIQDDAPSLILETMRNFGLTCRSVTSRGDLATCPAGFAVTACTCGSACGSWDVRAETTCHCQCAGMDWTGARCCRLQTAA, encoded by the exons ATGAaggctcttcctctcctcctgctccctgtcCTGGGGCTGCTGGTGTGTGGCAATTCTCTGTGTCCCGTGGACAAAGCCATCAGTGAGAAGATCCAGGATGACGCCCCATCCTTAA TTCTTGAGACAATGAGGAACTTTGGCCTGACCTGCCGGAGTGTCACCTCCAGGGGGGACCTGGCCACCTGTCCCGCAG GCTTCGCCGTCACCGCCTGCACTTGCGGCTCCGCCTGCGGCTCGTGGGACGTGCGCGCCGAGACCACGTGCCACTGCCAGTGCGCGGGCATGGACTGGACCGGAGCTCGCTGCTGCCGCTTGCAGACCGCCGCCTGA
- the MCEMP1 gene encoding mast cell-expressed membrane protein 1 isoform X2 produces MESEEIYTKKKVKMQAAAFKDKKQRAPVDKEGADNPDYENITLTFRNQDQLKGRHSPSKDQHKQPPVNTHRAALGGAHVPTLSRRPSDSAQIPHCLHRALMSLHVILILSCVILLAVVLAKNSEMSRELLVLKRELWNDMKQIKNKLEEISKALEKSPSS; encoded by the exons ATGGAGTCTGAGGAAATCTACACGAAGAAGAAGGTCAAGATGCAGGCGGCAGCCTTCAAAGACAAGAAACAGAGGGCCCCAGTCGATAAGGAAG GTGCAGATAACCCTGACTATGAGAATATCACCTTGACCTTCAGAAACCAGGACCAGCTGAAGGGCAGGCATTCACCATCCAAGGATCAGCACAAGCAGCCACCTGTCAACACACACCGCGCAGCCTTGGGAGGGGCCCATG TCCCCACCCTGTCTAGGCGGCCCTCAGACTCCGCCCAGATCCCTCATTGTCTGCACAGAGCCCTTATGAGCCTGCACGTCATTCTCATCCTGTCCTGTGTCATTCTCTTGGCAGTGGTCCTGGCAAAGA ATTCTGAGATGTCCCGGGAGTTGCTGGTCTTGAAGAGGGAGCTCTGGAATG ACATGAAACAAATCAAGAATAAGTTAGAAGAAATCTCCAAGGCCCTGGAGAAGAGCCCAAGCTCAT AG
- the MCEMP1 gene encoding mast cell-expressed membrane protein 1 isoform X1 translates to MESEEIYTKKKVKMQAAAFKDKKQRAPVDKEGADNPDYENITLTFRNQDQLKGRHSPSKDQHKQPPVNTHRAALGGAHVPTLSRRPSDSAQIPHCLHRALMSLHVILILSCVILLAVVLAKNSEMSRELLVLKRELWNVSTSVHECQKEQNQGWSSVRQLVREAKQDIIVVKRDVQAEGDKVKTLSADMKQIKNKLEEISKALEKSPSS, encoded by the exons ATGGAGTCTGAGGAAATCTACACGAAGAAGAAGGTCAAGATGCAGGCGGCAGCCTTCAAAGACAAGAAACAGAGGGCCCCAGTCGATAAGGAAG GTGCAGATAACCCTGACTATGAGAATATCACCTTGACCTTCAGAAACCAGGACCAGCTGAAGGGCAGGCATTCACCATCCAAGGATCAGCACAAGCAGCCACCTGTCAACACACACCGCGCAGCCTTGGGAGGGGCCCATG TCCCCACCCTGTCTAGGCGGCCCTCAGACTCCGCCCAGATCCCTCATTGTCTGCACAGAGCCCTTATGAGCCTGCACGTCATTCTCATCCTGTCCTGTGTCATTCTCTTGGCAGTGGTCCTGGCAAAGA ATTCTGAGATGTCCCGGGAGTTGCTGGTCTTGAAGAGGGAGCTCTGGAATG TCTCCACCTCGGTGCACGAGTGTCAGAAGGAGCAGAATCAGGGCTGGAGCTCGGTCCGGCAGCTCGTCAGGGAGGCCAAGCAGGACATTATTGTGGTCAAGAGAGATGTCCAGGCCGAGGGTGATAAAGTGAAGACGCTATCAGCAG ACATGAAACAAATCAAGAATAAGTTAGAAGAAATCTCCAAGGCCCTGGAGAAGAGCCCAAGCTCAT AG